In Archangium violaceum, the following are encoded in one genomic region:
- a CDS encoding cytochrome P450, producing the protein MPMEVADPYGLLSPERRQNPYPFYARLLREAPVHFSEPWGAWVVTRYADVNAGFRDMRLSSVRTGMFSQGMPEEVVRKLAPMSRNMASWLLFHDAPSHTRLRSLVNKAFTPRMVEALRPRIRALVEELLDAARGKERMEIISELANPLPVIVIGEMLGLPREDRYRLKKWSDKLASLIGTGRPTLAEVEGALEAILEFEDYFRPLLARRRTQPGDDLLSALVRAEEQGNLLSEQEVLSTCTLVLFAGHETTTNLIGNGLLALLRHPDQWELLRGAPELLPDAVEELLRYDSPVQFTNRVAAVDLEFGGHTFRKGDRVMLMIAAANRDSAQFPEPDRLDVRREELRHQGFGMGPHYCVGAALARVEAQEAFAALLRRFPRMQVAPGVLPEWVDNVGFRGLQSLPVVLGPAV; encoded by the coding sequence ATGCCGATGGAAGTCGCCGACCCCTACGGACTGCTGAGCCCCGAGCGGAGGCAGAACCCCTATCCCTTCTACGCCCGGCTGCTGCGTGAGGCGCCCGTGCACTTCAGCGAGCCGTGGGGGGCCTGGGTGGTGACGCGCTACGCGGATGTCAATGCGGGCTTCCGTGACATGCGTCTGTCCTCGGTCCGCACGGGCATGTTCTCCCAGGGGATGCCCGAGGAGGTCGTCCGGAAGCTGGCGCCGATGAGCCGCAACATGGCCTCCTGGTTGCTCTTCCATGATGCGCCCTCGCACACGCGCCTGCGCTCGCTCGTCAACAAGGCCTTCACGCCGCGCATGGTGGAGGCGCTGCGTCCTCGTATCCGGGCGCTGGTGGAGGAACTGCTGGACGCCGCGAGGGGCAAGGAGCGGATGGAGATCATCTCCGAGCTGGCCAACCCGCTGCCCGTCATCGTCATTGGCGAGATGTTGGGGCTGCCGCGGGAGGACCGGTACCGGCTCAAGAAGTGGTCGGACAAGCTGGCGAGCCTCATCGGCACGGGCCGTCCGACGCTGGCGGAGGTGGAGGGCGCGTTGGAGGCCATCCTCGAATTCGAGGACTACTTCCGGCCGCTCCTCGCCCGGCGGCGCACCCAGCCGGGGGATGACCTGTTGAGCGCGCTGGTGCGGGCGGAGGAGCAGGGCAACCTGCTGAGCGAACAGGAGGTGCTGTCCACCTGCACCCTGGTGCTCTTCGCGGGGCATGAGACGACCACGAACCTGATTGGCAACGGGCTGCTGGCGCTGCTGCGCCACCCGGACCAGTGGGAGCTGCTGCGGGGCGCGCCGGAGCTGCTGCCAGACGCGGTGGAGGAGCTGCTGCGCTACGATTCGCCGGTGCAGTTCACCAACCGCGTGGCGGCGGTGGACCTGGAGTTCGGAGGCCACACCTTCCGGAAGGGGGACCGGGTGATGCTGATGATCGCGGCGGCGAACCGGGATTCGGCCCAGTTCCCGGAGCCGGACCGGCTGGACGTGCGGCGCGAGGAGTTGCGTCACCAGGGCTTCGGCATGGGCCCGCACTACTGCGTGGGCGCGGCGCTGGCACGCGTGGAGGCACAGGAGGCCTTCGCCGCGCTGCTGCGCCGCTTCCCACGAATGCAGGTGGCGCCAGGGGTCTTGCCGGAGTGGGTGGACAACGTGGGCTTCCGCGGGCTCCAGTCGCTGCCGGTGGTCCTCGGGCCCGCGGTCTGA
- a CDS encoding class I SAM-dependent methyltransferase: MVEQKVRLTKEKETYLATLYGKARDATAEHSILGDRFAADAVARIDYDFKALKLPRGGDITLPIRALHFDQWTRAFLAANPVSTVLHLGCGLDTRVYRIDPGPKVRWYDVDFPDVIALRERLYPEREGYRRIGSSVTDLSWLDAIPGDTPVLVIAEGLMMYLHEKDGTALLRRITGQFPSGQLMFDGYSGAMTRLVSRLATVRGAKVELVWGVDDPHDLEKQVPKLRLAEDVPFLTMPTLVDRLARNGFSRAMYGMMGRLPFYRHLIRHLRYELQGRESPGSAASSRGAGEHLHEEP, from the coding sequence ATGGTGGAGCAGAAGGTTCGTCTGACGAAGGAGAAGGAGACGTACCTCGCCACGCTGTACGGCAAGGCACGGGACGCCACGGCCGAGCATTCCATCCTCGGCGACCGGTTCGCCGCGGACGCCGTCGCGCGCATCGACTACGACTTCAAGGCCTTGAAGCTCCCGCGCGGGGGGGACATCACCCTGCCCATACGGGCCTTGCACTTCGACCAGTGGACGCGGGCCTTCCTCGCGGCGAACCCCGTGTCGACGGTGCTGCACCTCGGCTGCGGCCTCGACACCCGCGTGTATCGGATCGACCCGGGGCCGAAGGTCCGCTGGTACGACGTCGACTTCCCCGACGTCATCGCCCTGCGCGAGCGGTTGTACCCGGAGCGCGAAGGCTATCGCCGCATCGGCTCCTCGGTGACGGACCTCTCCTGGCTCGACGCCATCCCCGGAGACACGCCGGTGCTCGTCATCGCCGAGGGCCTGATGATGTACCTGCACGAGAAGGACGGGACGGCGCTTCTCCGGCGCATCACCGGGCAATTCCCGAGCGGGCAGCTCATGTTCGACGGCTACAGCGGGGCGATGACGCGCCTGGTCTCCCGGCTCGCGACTGTGCGTGGCGCGAAGGTCGAGCTCGTGTGGGGCGTCGATGATCCGCACGACCTCGAGAAGCAGGTGCCAAAGCTCCGCCTCGCCGAGGACGTCCCGTTCCTCACGATGCCCACCCTCGTCGACCGGCTGGCCAGGAACGGGTTCTCCCGGGCGATGTACGGGATGATGGGCCGGCTGCCATTCTACCGGCACCTGATCCGTCACCTGCGTTACGAGCTCCAGGGGAGGGAATCACCAGGGTCCGCCGCCTCATCCAGAGGCGCGGGTGAACACTTGCACGAGGAACCATGA
- a CDS encoding NAD(P)-dependent oxidoreductase, with protein MGSALARAFAAAGHDVAVWNRTPSKARAVGGGTLAFENLIEAVSGRALVVVSVSNYAACAELLSAEGVARALAGKTLVQLTSGSPADAREGLEWAKAHGVDYLDAAILAYPGFVATDYATVFYAGSRAVFDRHLPTFQAIARNSVYVDEKIGSAATLDCAILEAYYGSSLAFLHAAAMCKAEGLDPKIFFSHKSSFLGLVSVTADAAQGMVERNDFSGDQCSLDTHVAAIEHIVRLSKDARISARFPQELLDNYKRALSEGLGRQELPAVFRTLMRD; from the coding sequence ATGGGAAGTGCACTGGCGCGAGCCTTCGCCGCGGCGGGTCACGACGTCGCGGTCTGGAATAGGACTCCCAGCAAGGCAAGAGCCGTGGGCGGTGGCACCCTCGCGTTCGAGAATCTCATCGAGGCCGTCTCGGGACGAGCGCTCGTCGTCGTCTCCGTGTCCAACTACGCGGCCTGCGCCGAACTGCTCTCCGCGGAGGGCGTCGCGCGCGCACTCGCCGGAAAGACGCTCGTTCAGCTCACCAGCGGCTCACCCGCGGACGCTCGCGAGGGACTGGAGTGGGCGAAGGCACACGGCGTGGACTACCTGGACGCCGCGATCCTCGCCTACCCGGGCTTCGTCGCCACCGATTACGCCACGGTCTTCTACGCCGGGTCGCGAGCCGTCTTCGACCGGCACCTCCCCACCTTCCAGGCCATCGCCAGGAACTCGGTCTACGTCGACGAGAAGATCGGTTCCGCCGCGACGCTCGACTGCGCGATTCTCGAGGCCTACTACGGCAGCTCCCTGGCGTTCCTGCACGCCGCGGCCATGTGCAAGGCGGAAGGTCTCGATCCGAAGATCTTCTTCTCCCACAAGAGTTCCTTCCTCGGTCTGGTCTCCGTCACCGCCGACGCCGCGCAGGGCATGGTCGAACGCAACGACTTCTCGGGCGACCAGTGCAGCCTCGATACCCACGTCGCGGCCATCGAGCACATTGTCCGGCTGAGCAAGGACGCCCGCATCAGTGCGCGCTTCCCGCAGGAGTTGCTCGACAACTACAAGCGCGCCCTCAGCGAGGGTCTGGGTCGCCAGGAATTGCCGGCCGTGTTCCGGACCCTGATGCGGGATTGA
- a CDS encoding NAD(P)/FAD-dependent oxidoreductase: MSSAVVIGGGIAGLSAANVLSQHFERVLLVDRDGQDVAHERQGVPQVDHLHVLMRRGWLALGELFPGIDEDLIRAGAVEIDWGKNSYWVGRFGAFPRPPSDITSRLCSRRLLEKTVRARLVSNPRIELVERFEAETFRWDSSRRRILAVKARDGREVEASLFVDASGRNGPFRSQAVLEKVDARSSYSTCVVRLPHAERLPFRQAYVQVCAPHFLRGGGINPIEDGLHLAMLIGAGRELPPGDREGFLEYARSLRDPCVAQVLSDAEFVGPIRCFRRMAGTRVLRPAFQADNLVMMGDALCSFNPIYGQGMTVSLLSTLELGRQLAREGRTSQERFNALVMGPWLTAAGEDLRVPGCTLENVSVARRLAMTLNTAVGDRVMLRATFDPDAHQRTMRVLHMVDPPSALLPLALPRVG; this comes from the coding sequence ATGTCGAGCGCAGTCGTGATTGGCGGTGGGATCGCGGGATTGTCGGCGGCGAACGTGTTGTCCCAGCACTTCGAGCGCGTCCTGCTCGTGGATAGGGATGGACAGGACGTGGCGCACGAGCGCCAGGGCGTGCCGCAGGTGGATCACCTCCACGTGTTGATGCGACGCGGTTGGTTGGCACTCGGGGAGCTCTTCCCGGGCATCGACGAGGATCTCATCCGGGCCGGGGCCGTGGAGATCGACTGGGGCAAGAACAGCTATTGGGTGGGCCGCTTCGGCGCCTTCCCGCGTCCCCCCTCGGACATCACCTCGCGCCTGTGCAGCCGCAGGCTCCTGGAGAAGACGGTCCGTGCGCGTCTGGTGAGCAACCCGAGAATCGAGCTCGTCGAGCGCTTCGAGGCCGAGACGTTCCGGTGGGACTCCTCGCGACGCCGCATCTTGGCGGTGAAGGCGCGGGATGGGCGGGAGGTGGAGGCCTCGCTCTTCGTGGATGCCTCGGGGCGCAACGGTCCCTTCCGCTCGCAGGCGGTGCTCGAGAAGGTGGATGCTCGGTCGAGCTACTCCACGTGTGTGGTGCGCCTCCCCCACGCGGAGCGTCTGCCATTCCGGCAGGCCTACGTGCAGGTGTGTGCGCCCCATTTCCTGCGCGGAGGTGGCATCAACCCCATCGAGGACGGACTCCACCTGGCGATGCTGATCGGCGCCGGTCGCGAATTGCCCCCGGGAGACCGGGAGGGCTTCCTGGAGTACGCGCGCTCCCTGCGTGACCCCTGTGTGGCCCAGGTGCTGTCCGACGCCGAGTTCGTGGGGCCCATCCGCTGCTTTCGGAGGATGGCGGGCACGCGCGTGCTGCGGCCCGCGTTCCAGGCCGACAACCTCGTGATGATGGGTGATGCGCTGTGCTCCTTCAATCCCATCTATGGGCAGGGAATGACGGTGAGCCTGCTGTCGACGCTCGAGCTCGGGAGGCAACTGGCCCGGGAGGGGAGGACCTCGCAGGAGCGGTTCAACGCGCTCGTCATGGGCCCCTGGCTCACGGCGGCCGGCGAGGATCTCCGCGTGCCCGGATGCACCCTGGAGAACGTGAGCGTGGCCCGGCGCCTGGCCATGACGCTCAACACGGCCGTGGGGGATCGAGTGATGCTCCGGGCCACCTTCGATCCGGACGCGCACCAGCGCACCATGCGCGTGCTCCACATGGTGGACCCGCCCTCCGCACTCTTGCCGCTCGCACTGCCTCGAGTGGGGTAG
- a CDS encoding alpha/beta fold hydrolase, whose translation MRFSRRGLTRWLVRVGSGLLLAGCGQAVAAEPSTPMDHIGRALAEKHALAGFEPAPCWFMLAPDQVEGETVRCGYVAVPERHARPDGRWIRVAVAIFEAPEKAKAKDPVVLLTGGPGLRLAQLEKPLTRERVEALAPERQLIVFDQRGVGGSEPALECWEVGMPYPDPLRRCGDRLRGQGIDVTAYNTQESAEDVEAIRLALGLQHINLRGSAYGSRLALEVLRRAPERVRSVIIDSVLPPRDNLYLQAVPGFDRSLRKVFEACAADAACDARYPELEQVFSTVVRSLNASPLDVRFQTPEGRPGRLRVDGAVFIQFLSGFLQDPAILETIPAMLHGVMEGRTALLGNAIGASPMLTSFMRLSYGMHLSTLCREEVSATSPEAVSAGAAGALPELQDFFLPTQLGMFSTCAQWPSGAADPSWYEPVVSRVPTLLLSGDFDPVAPPALGSAAEQTLERGHHVVIAGGAHAVLDTNTCAADIAREFLRKPTVRPDTACAAASHIEFLVEPPATAVPQPDEAP comes from the coding sequence ATGCGTTTCTCGAGGAGAGGGCTGACACGCTGGCTGGTACGGGTGGGAAGTGGGCTGCTGCTCGCGGGCTGCGGCCAGGCGGTGGCGGCCGAGCCGTCCACCCCAATGGACCACATCGGGCGGGCCCTGGCGGAGAAGCACGCGCTGGCGGGCTTCGAGCCAGCACCGTGCTGGTTCATGTTGGCGCCAGATCAGGTGGAAGGCGAGACGGTCCGGTGCGGCTACGTCGCCGTCCCGGAGCGCCATGCCCGACCGGACGGCCGGTGGATCCGCGTCGCGGTGGCCATCTTCGAAGCGCCCGAGAAGGCGAAGGCGAAGGATCCGGTGGTGCTCCTGACGGGAGGCCCGGGACTTCGCCTCGCCCAGCTCGAGAAGCCCCTGACGCGGGAGCGGGTGGAGGCCCTCGCCCCGGAGCGGCAGCTCATCGTGTTCGACCAGCGCGGCGTCGGGGGCTCCGAGCCCGCGCTGGAGTGCTGGGAGGTCGGCATGCCCTATCCGGACCCGCTGCGCCGGTGCGGCGATCGCCTGCGGGGCCAGGGCATCGATGTGACTGCCTATAACACCCAGGAGAGCGCCGAGGACGTGGAGGCAATCCGGCTGGCGCTGGGACTCCAGCACATCAACCTCCGCGGCTCCGCCTACGGCTCGCGGCTCGCGCTGGAGGTACTCCGCCGGGCGCCCGAGCGCGTGCGCAGCGTCATCATCGACTCGGTGCTGCCACCGCGGGACAACCTCTACCTCCAGGCGGTGCCGGGCTTCGACCGCTCCCTGCGCAAGGTGTTCGAGGCCTGCGCCGCGGATGCGGCCTGTGATGCCCGCTATCCCGAGCTGGAGCAGGTCTTCTCCACGGTGGTGCGATCACTGAATGCGAGTCCCCTCGATGTGCGCTTCCAGACCCCGGAAGGCCGGCCCGGCCGCCTGCGGGTAGACGGGGCCGTCTTCATCCAGTTCCTGTCCGGCTTCCTCCAGGACCCGGCGATCCTCGAGACGATTCCCGCCATGCTCCACGGCGTGATGGAGGGGCGGACCGCACTGCTCGGCAACGCCATCGGCGCCTCGCCAATGCTGACGTCGTTCATGCGCCTCAGCTACGGAATGCACCTCTCCACCCTGTGCCGCGAGGAGGTGTCCGCCACCAGCCCCGAGGCGGTGAGCGCGGGAGCGGCCGGAGCGCTGCCGGAACTCCAGGACTTCTTCCTGCCCACGCAGCTCGGCATGTTCAGCACCTGCGCCCAGTGGCCCTCGGGCGCCGCGGACCCGTCCTGGTACGAGCCGGTGGTGTCCAGGGTCCCCACGCTGTTGCTCTCGGGAGACTTCGATCCCGTTGCCCCGCCGGCACTGGGGAGCGCCGCGGAGCAGACCCTCGAGCGCGGCCACCACGTGGTCATCGCTGGAGGCGCTCACGCGGTGCTCGACACCAACACCTGCGCGGCGGACATCGCCCGGGAGTTCCTGCGCAAGCCCACGGTGCGGCCCGACACCGCCTGCGCGGCCGCGAGCCACATCGAGTTCCTCGTCGAGCCCCCAGCCACCGCCGTTCCCCAGCCAGACGAAGCTCCGTGA
- a CDS encoding glutathione S-transferase family protein — translation MSRRPSRRSLTMRILFHIQTSPFARRTRLALAHKGLTFELRNVRAHPEFLEESRRLSPLKTTPVLVEEDGRVLGDSTAISHYLDRAYPSAPRLWPSEPDDALAVFELASLVDLALNTIADLGARYYALHSSEAWNDVKTEAMERAQRALDALGQRVSVLSRPTIARSGWSAADMWLVTAEHWLATMPERAPKFPVIAQLASLGWRLPPELSRWADQHRNRPDVIALG, via the coding sequence GTGAGCCGTCGACCCTCTCGCCGTTCGCTGACGATGCGCATCCTCTTCCACATCCAGACCTCACCCTTCGCCCGCCGTACCCGCCTCGCACTCGCGCACAAGGGGCTCACCTTCGAGCTGCGCAACGTGCGTGCCCACCCGGAGTTCCTCGAGGAGTCGCGCCGCCTCTCCCCACTCAAGACGACCCCCGTCCTCGTCGAGGAGGATGGACGTGTCCTCGGGGACTCGACCGCCATCTCCCACTACCTCGATCGGGCCTACCCCTCGGCTCCGCGGCTCTGGCCGTCGGAGCCCGATGATGCGCTCGCCGTCTTCGAGCTCGCCTCGCTCGTCGACCTCGCCCTGAACACGATCGCCGATCTCGGCGCCCGGTACTACGCGCTTCACTCCTCCGAGGCCTGGAATGACGTGAAGACCGAGGCGATGGAGCGCGCCCAGCGCGCGCTGGACGCACTGGGCCAGCGCGTCTCGGTGCTCTCGCGCCCCACCATCGCCCGCAGTGGCTGGTCGGCGGCGGACATGTGGCTCGTCACCGCGGAGCACTGGCTCGCAACGATGCCCGAGCGTGCGCCCAAGTTCCCTGTGATCGCGCAGCTGGCCTCGCTCGGTTGGCGCCTGCCTCCGGAGCTCTCCCGCTGGGCCGATCAGCACCGCAACCGGCCCGATGTGATCGCGCTCGGCTAG
- a CDS encoding GNAT family N-acetyltransferase yields the protein MNDNDTTSHEAPWIHAGLPRHTIRDASGTGVLTYSLFTREGRPWADLAWRAPGVDATRCADVLLAPLRGWALSTDDEALALALIDRGARVVRHAHSYSRDLGVSPAASSWAFPEAPGSCRLTPIDRSAEELVPALLAAYPPGHPDHSGWTPEEARHEVARMLAGEVLGPLLPCSGLALEGDTVVGACLVTLREGSPPHGGPWVLEVYRNPAPRYAGVGTALLRRALWLSNRAEPPVLSLVVSDGNPARRVYERLGFQHVGSSRTLELPT from the coding sequence ATGAACGACAACGACACGACTTCTCATGAAGCCCCCTGGATCCACGCGGGTCTCCCGCGCCACACCATCCGTGATGCCTCGGGAACCGGGGTCCTCACCTACTCGCTCTTCACGCGCGAGGGGCGGCCCTGGGCGGACCTCGCGTGGCGCGCACCGGGCGTGGACGCGACCCGCTGTGCCGATGTGCTGCTCGCGCCCCTTCGTGGCTGGGCTCTCTCCACGGATGACGAGGCCCTCGCCCTGGCACTCATCGACCGGGGGGCCCGGGTCGTGAGGCATGCGCACAGCTACTCCCGGGACCTGGGAGTTTCTCCCGCCGCCTCCTCGTGGGCCTTCCCCGAAGCGCCAGGAAGCTGCCGTCTCACTCCAATCGACCGGAGCGCCGAGGAACTGGTGCCCGCATTGCTCGCGGCCTACCCACCCGGCCACCCGGACCACTCCGGATGGACCCCCGAGGAGGCACGACACGAGGTGGCGCGAATGCTCGCAGGAGAGGTACTCGGCCCTCTCCTGCCGTGCAGCGGCCTCGCTCTCGAGGGTGACACGGTTGTCGGCGCCTGCCTCGTCACCCTTCGTGAGGGGAGCCCTCCTCATGGAGGCCCGTGGGTGCTCGAGGTGTACCGGAACCCCGCGCCCCGGTATGCCGGCGTCGGGACCGCGCTGCTGCGCCGTGCCCTGTGGCTCTCGAATCGAGCGGAACCACCGGTCCTGAGCCTCGTCGTGAGCGACGGCAATCCGGCACGGCGGGTGTACGAGCGTCTCGGATTCCAACACGTGGGCTCCTCCCGGACACTCGAGTTGCCCACCTGA
- a CDS encoding alkaline phosphatase family protein, producing MSRVLAALAALFFALPASAKAPKLTLFISVDALGSDLLLRNRPRLTGGLGQLLNTGAFYPYARYAYAETRTAPGHATLATGANPWRHGIVDNDVHDRATGQRVQVYMDPTHPVLDGATDPSSDTSPENLMAETLADRLRVSTQGRGKVVALSLKARAAIPLAGRLGQAWWFDGVEGKMVTSTWYAKEVPAWMQELNARKLPDAGFGRTWELLRPRAEYVGEDDRAAEPDAYGMGRTFPHSLRHGLTAPGPKSYKAFAVSPRSHDLLVQAAKAALEGEGLGKDDVPDILAVSFSGTDEVFHAFGPYSWEIQDSLLRLDQALGELIAAAERAAGGRANLLIALSADHGGAEIPEAWAQAGVPARRINSLEVSKTLATELRTKFGVDVTVAMLDLDVYLGGKALESGQVDGAAVRRAAAEWIAKQPFAVMAVARDDLDTAPDTEGLVEPLRRGYYPRRSGDVLFMAKPFQVVTDYPRGTNHGVPYSYESQVPVVFAGRGVKPGLYLQEIDPVDVAPTLSALLEMGMPASAEGKPRAEALTGR from the coding sequence ATGTCGCGTGTCCTCGCTGCCCTCGCCGCCCTGTTCTTCGCCCTGCCCGCCTCCGCCAAGGCTCCGAAGCTCACGCTGTTCATCAGCGTGGATGCCCTGGGCAGCGACCTGCTCCTGCGCAACCGTCCGCGCCTCACGGGGGGGCTGGGGCAGCTGCTCAACACGGGGGCGTTCTACCCCTACGCCCGGTACGCCTACGCGGAGACCCGTACCGCACCGGGTCACGCCACGCTGGCCACCGGCGCGAACCCCTGGCGCCACGGCATCGTGGACAACGACGTCCATGACCGTGCCACCGGCCAGCGCGTGCAGGTCTACATGGATCCGACACATCCGGTCCTGGACGGAGCTACCGATCCCTCCTCGGACACCAGCCCCGAGAACCTGATGGCGGAGACGCTGGCGGACCGGTTGCGCGTATCCACGCAGGGAAGGGGCAAGGTGGTGGCGCTGTCGCTCAAGGCGCGCGCGGCCATTCCACTGGCCGGGCGGCTGGGCCAGGCGTGGTGGTTCGACGGGGTGGAGGGAAAGATGGTGACGAGCACCTGGTACGCGAAGGAGGTGCCCGCGTGGATGCAGGAGCTCAACGCGCGCAAGCTGCCGGACGCGGGCTTCGGCAGGACCTGGGAGCTGTTGCGCCCGCGCGCGGAGTACGTGGGGGAGGATGACCGCGCCGCGGAGCCGGACGCCTATGGCATGGGCCGCACGTTCCCCCATTCCCTGCGTCATGGGCTCACGGCACCGGGCCCCAAGTCCTACAAGGCCTTCGCCGTGTCGCCCCGTTCACATGACCTGCTGGTGCAAGCGGCGAAGGCGGCGCTGGAGGGGGAGGGCCTGGGCAAGGACGACGTGCCGGACATCCTCGCGGTGAGCTTCAGCGGCACGGACGAGGTGTTCCACGCGTTCGGTCCGTACTCGTGGGAGATCCAGGACTCGCTGCTGCGGTTGGATCAGGCGCTGGGCGAGCTCATCGCGGCCGCCGAGCGCGCGGCGGGAGGCCGGGCGAACCTGCTCATCGCGCTGTCGGCGGACCACGGCGGCGCGGAGATTCCGGAGGCCTGGGCCCAGGCGGGCGTGCCCGCCAGGCGCATCAACTCCCTGGAGGTGTCCAAGACGCTGGCGACGGAGCTGCGCACGAAATTCGGGGTTGACGTGACGGTGGCGATGCTGGACCTGGACGTGTACCTGGGAGGCAAGGCCCTGGAGTCAGGCCAGGTGGATGGCGCGGCGGTCCGGCGCGCGGCGGCGGAATGGATCGCGAAGCAGCCCTTCGCGGTGATGGCGGTGGCCCGGGACGACCTGGACACGGCGCCGGACACCGAGGGCCTCGTGGAGCCACTGCGGCGCGGCTACTACCCGCGACGCAGCGGGGATGTGCTCTTCATGGCGAAGCCGTTCCAGGTCGTGACCGACTACCCACGCGGAACCAACCACGGCGTGCCCTACTCCTACGAGTCCCAGGTTCCGGTGGTGTTCGCGGGCCGGGGTGTGAAACCGGGCCTGTACCTCCAGGAGATAGACCCGGTGGACGTGGCCCCCACGCTGTCCGCGCTCCTGGAGATGGGGATGCCCGCATCGGCTGAAGGCAAGCCGCGCGCGGAGGCACTCACGGGGCGATAG